Within the Thermococcus sp. CX2 genome, the region GAGGTTCCGCCCGAGATCTGGGAAGCGAGCATAGAGCTGATGAAGTACGGGATGAGCTTGGCCAAGGAAGCCGACTGCGCGGTCCAGCTCCACACGGAGAGCTTCGACGAGGCCAAGTTCCGCGAGTTGGGCGAGATAGTCAAAGAGGTCGGAATAAAGCCGTACAGGGTCGTCAAGCACTTCTCGCCGCCGCTGGTGAAGATTGCCGAGGAAGTTGGTGTTTTCCCGAGCATAATCGCGAGCAAGAAGAACATCACCGAGGCCATCAAGCAGGGCAACCGCTTCATGATGGAGACGGACTACATAGACGACAAGCGCCGTCCTGGAGCCGTTTTGGGGCCGAAGACCGTGCCGAAAAGGACTAAGGCCTTTCTCCAGAACGGCCTCTTCACGGAGGAGGACGTTTACAAAATCCACGTGGAAAATCCGGAGAAGGTTTACGGGGTGGAGATGGAGAGGCCCTAAAGTTCGGCCTTCCTCACAACCCTCACCCTTCCAGGCTCCCCAACCTCTCCCTCTACCTCAAAGATCTTGCCCAAAAACTGCTCCACGACCCAGACGTTCGTCACGAGGTGGTTCGTTATCTCGGCAACTTTTATCTCGCCCCCCACGAAGGCCAAGAATGGTATCAGCTGGTCGCCGAGAAATCTGTCAACCGCGGCCCTGCTCGTCAGCTGCTCCAGAAGCTCATCCGCCGCTTCCCTGCCTACTGCTTCAGCGGGCTTTCCGCGCTTTCCAAGGGCGTCTCCACTGAGCCTCAAAACGTCCGTCTCGGCCCACACGACTATGCCACTACCAGGCCCGAAGGAACGCGAGACTTCTTCATATATATTAATAGGAACATCGTAAAACTCACTCAACCTCTCCCTAGCGGCCTTCGCCTGCCTACTCGCCACGTGCTCCGGGAGGTTGGTAGCGTGGCTGATGCCACCAAATAGCTCTATATGTCTCCACTCCAAAGCAACCAGCGGCTTTCTCTCCTCCCACGGCTCGACCCTGCCGACCACCAGTCCGCCGCCTTTGGGATAGTGTCCCCTGCGCTTGATTTCAATCTCGGCTCTTAGCCCCATTTTTTCCAAGGCGAAAAGGGTAACGTGCCTGAGGTAGTCCACCGGCGGCGACCAGGGGACGTCAGTTCCACCCGTTATCTCGAAGCTCCCACCGATGAAGGCCATCGCAGGAAGTAAAGCCTGGAGAATAAGGGTTATGCTCCCGGCGGTCTTTATCGGCACGCGGATGTGCCTCGGCCTAGCCCTGCCGGGGTAGAACTCGAGAAGCGTCGAGCCGACCTGGGCACCCTTAACCTTAGCGGCGCTCAGCTCCTTCAGAGCCAAGATGCCATGCATGTGCTGGGGCCTCAAACCCGGGTTCGGTCTGTTTGCCCTGATGTTGATTATCTTGACTGGCTTGCCAGTGATGACCGATAGAGCTACGCTCGTCCTCAGTATCTGTCCCCCGCCCTCGCCGTAGGAGCCGTCTATGATCAGCATCACACTTCACCAAGGTGTATCCTCACAGCGAGCCTTAAAAGCTCTTCCCATTCTCTCCCTGTTCTCACACGGAGCTTTTTCGCGAGCCTTGCTATCGCCTTCGCACTGTAATAACCCCTCTTGTGGGGTGGAAGACGCTCAAAGATTCCCGGGTCAACCCTGAAGCCAAGCTCCTCTGAGACGGCCTCCGCAAACTCTTCGGGGGACAGCGGCGGGATGCGGATAAAGATCGAGAAGCCGAGCCTTTCATACCTTCCAGCGTCCTTCGTCTCCACCACCACAGTTTCTCCCGCAGCCAAGAGTTCCGCAACGCGCTCTACCGGAGGCTCTCGAAGGAACTTAACGCCCTCCGGCAGGTACGCCGTTATGTCCGCGTCCCTCAGGTTCTCCACAAGGGTGCTCTCACCAAGGGTCAGGAGCTTCAGCTTGGTGAGTTCGCTCCTCTTGGCTTTCTCACTCTCCTGAAATTCCCCGAGGAGTCTCTCGCTAACCAGAGTGAGCTGGTAAACCGATTCAAGCCCTTCCGTATACAAAACCCCATTGGACAGGAGGCGAAGGCCCAGACGAGAAAGCTTTGCCGAAAGCCCGGTCTCGCTCCTCGTTGTTATCGCACCCTTCCCCTTCAGTGACTCGACCCCCTTGTCCACGAGAAAGAAATCAGAGGGAAAGAGTCCCTTGGCGTTGAAGAACTCCTCGAGTGTCCTGGCGGCAACCTCCTCACTGACCGCGTAGACCTTGACGAACTCGACGTTCTCCCCCCTGTCCACACCGATGAAGACGACCGCATCGCGCCTTTCCTTAGGAACCAGTATATCTTCCATGCCCATCGCCAATCCATTCGCTTCTGATTTGAGGCACCCGTTAAAGACTCATGACGCCCAGCATCTCTCCAGTCTCAATGTTCACTATCCTGACCTCTCTCTTCCTTGTGTCGAGCAGTGCAACGCTCTTAACTCCCGTAACGTAACCGCAGACCTCGCCGGGGTTCACCAGTATGGTTCTGCCGTCTTCCCTGATTTCATAGCGGTGAGTGTGGCCAACGACGACGACATCGTAAAGCCTGCTCCTGGCCAGGGCTCTAACGATCCTCTCGTCCGTGCCGTGGGTAACAGATATCTTCATCCCATCGGCCTCCATCTCGAGTATCTCGTCGGCTATTCCCAGTACCTCGTAGAGACCTTTCTTCTCACCGTCATTGTTGCCGAAGACTCCCTTCAGGGGCACCTTGAGTCTCCTGAGCTCCCTCGCTACGAATGGCGCCACGTAATCGCCAGCGTGAATCACCAGCTCGACGTTCTGCTTGTTAAAAAACTCCACGGCTTTCCTTATGGCAGGAAGGTTGTCGTGTGTGTCGCTCATTATTCCTATCAGCATGCTCTCACCGATGATACTGAGGAGTTTGGGCTTATAGCCTTAACCCAGGGCCACCCAAAGATTAATAGGCCCAAGACCTTAGGGGTATATCCGAGAGGGTGATGTCATGTTCACAGGGAGGGCAATCATAGCCGTTAAAATCCTCCGTCCCTTTGGCGATTGGAACGCCGGGGACATCGTTCTCATTGAAGACTGGAAGGCGAAGGAACTTTGGGAAGCTGGAATCGTCGAAGTAATTGACGAAACCGACAAGGTGATAGGAGAGATAGACAGGGCGATAGCGGAGGAAAGGAACAACGAGCCGCTCATGCCCATCCCCCCCGGACTCTACGAGAGGGCCGCTTTCTATATGTACTACCTCGAGAACTACGTCAGGATGAATGCCGGCGACAACATCGAGACCATAAACGTCAAGCTCACCAAGCTGGCCAACCTGAAGAAGAAGCTGGAGCACCTCAAGGCCATACGCTTCAAGAAGATACT harbors:
- a CDS encoding TatD family hydrolase, translating into MIILDNHFHVDPFKGLFLEAVKQFHRAGGTHLMVVYKTAHDYGFPGMSAEDFIKAMDFHIELVEKINKETPVKAYAVVGVHPAEFVYLAEKKGLEYAKNEVMKALEYAQRLCLEGKAIAIGEIGRPHYEVPPEIWEASIELMKYGMSLAKEADCAVQLHTESFDEAKFRELGEIVKEVGIKPYRVVKHFSPPLVKIAEEVGVFPSIIASKKNITEAIKQGNRFMMETDYIDDKRRPGAVLGPKTVPKRTKAFLQNGLFTEEDVYKIHVENPEKVYGVEMERP
- the rtcA gene encoding RNA 3'-terminal phosphate cyclase: MLIIDGSYGEGGGQILRTSVALSVITGKPVKIINIRANRPNPGLRPQHMHGILALKELSAAKVKGAQVGSTLLEFYPGRARPRHIRVPIKTAGSITLILQALLPAMAFIGGSFEITGGTDVPWSPPVDYLRHVTLFALEKMGLRAEIEIKRRGHYPKGGGLVVGRVEPWEERKPLVALEWRHIELFGGISHATNLPEHVASRQAKAARERLSEFYDVPINIYEEVSRSFGPGSGIVVWAETDVLRLSGDALGKRGKPAEAVGREAADELLEQLTSRAAVDRFLGDQLIPFLAFVGGEIKVAEITNHLVTNVWVVEQFLGKIFEVEGEVGEPGRVRVVRKAEL
- a CDS encoding metallophosphoesterase; its protein translation is MLIGIMSDTHDNLPAIRKAVEFFNKQNVELVIHAGDYVAPFVARELRRLKVPLKGVFGNNDGEKKGLYEVLGIADEILEMEADGMKISVTHGTDERIVRALARSRLYDVVVVGHTHRYEIREDGRTILVNPGEVCGYVTGVKSVALLDTRKREVRIVNIETGEMLGVMSL
- a CDS encoding DNA replication complex GINS family protein, whose translation is MFTGRAIIAVKILRPFGDWNAGDIVLIEDWKAKELWEAGIVEVIDETDKVIGEIDRAIAEERNNEPLMPIPPGLYERAAFYMYYLENYVRMNAGDNIETINVKLTKLANLKKKLEHLKAIRFKKILNSVMLRPNSLELLSRLSPEERRVYLQLSKIRNEWLGES